CATGCTATAAACATTATGGGGGTGACAGTTGTGTAAGGAACATCTAAGTTCTTTAGTGATTACATtatattttctcctctctctctctcttttttttttttttttttttggccagagtGATGTTTTATGCTCCCCATTCCATGTGTTAAATGACTTCTCAAGTATTGAATCCAGCCTCCTCTCATTACAATCCTGTaattaaaaccttttaaaagttatattttcttaCCTAATCCTCAAAACACAGACATGCTTTAAAGTCCCACATGCTCTAGAGCTATACTGTTCAGTTTAGAAGCCAGTAGGCACATGTGACTATTAAGCATATGAGATATAGCTAGTACAAGTTATGTTATAATTGTTTAGATGTGTCAGAAGAGCTAAATACATACCATATTTTCAATACTTTGTGTGGaacaaaatgtaaattatgtcattaatgcattttgaaatgagattttggacttaTTAGACTAAATAAACTATATTATTAAAgtaatttcacatttattttttaacgtggctgtgagaaattaaaaatgaaatatatggtTCCTATATTTGTATTAGATAGCCCTGCTCTAAAAATTGCAAAGACTCTGATACTGGAAAGAATGTCAggctttttgcttagaattacaTGAGATacttgagggttttttgtttgtttgtgtttattattattattattattattattattggtaaaACTTTCAAATGTCCTGAACTAGATTAACAGATACCAGATGGTTTCCTGAAAATGAGAAGCACAGTTGGCCTTGGACAGAAGCAAGCTAAAAGGGGTAATTAGACCACGGTCAAAAGACTgaacaaagttaaaagaaaaaaaaaaaaaaaaagaaagaacaggacCAAGGTaaacaaaatcaatgaaattatatCAGTGTCTAGGATGATACCATGCAATGAGGGAGACAACAATAGATACAGACAGGGAAGGACATGATGGTATGGGGCTGTTCATAATGACAGGGCTGTGTAACCCCAGGCCTTAGGGGTGAGACAACTGGAAGGTAGGTAGAGCTACTAAAATCAGTTACCGGCCTCTGGATCTTGGATCTATCTAGTCAAGATGTAACTCTATTCCCATCCCTGAGAACCATACTGTGAAACAGACATTATAAATATAGTGAACTCCATCAAACAAGGTGGTCTTGTTACAAACCATCATTGATGTGATGAGCTGAGGTCTTTGTTATTTCCACTGTGcccatgaagaaactgaggttcagagtaaCTTGTTGAAAAGCTAGTAAGAGACAAAGTTAGATTTTAACCTAGTTCTATTTGATTTTAAATCTCgttttcttttgtgttctttCCCCTTTAGAAGAAGATATGTTTTCTGCCATTAAGTAACTCTCTGCCTAGtgaagaaatatttgttattgtaaattttaaattatttatgtgttAAAATCTGGACTCAATATAtcctttttggtttgtttgttgtgCTTTTAGAGACACTCAGGTTTGACCGTGTTATTTAAGAATGTGCCGGGTATGGGaactgttctagtgtaatttcTATTCAGAGAAGCTTGCTGCCTTGTCTCTGCGTAGCAACAGAAGATCTTAAAGGACCCATATGTGTGATCAAATTGGTCTAAGGAACATTAAAGGTGTCTGTGGCTTAGAGCAAAATGGTTCTGATTACGGTATTTGGTGTTGATTGCTCAGTTCACCAAATGGATTGCTTcaattgtgcctctttcttgctttctcttctaTTTCAGTTCTGAGTTTATTTTGATTAGATTCTGGTTCTCACTTTACCTGATTTTAATTGTGAAGAACAGGGTCTAACTCAATTCTGCAATCTCATTATTTAGCCTAGTATCCAGCACATTGTCATCCATTTATGATATTAATACAGTTCTATTCAGTGAGCTTTCAACAAATATAAATTGGCTACCTCTTTATGGGCTACCTCTATAGTCTACCTCCATGGGGATATAATAGTGCATACGGTCGCATGCCATTTTTACAATCTGGTGGAACAGTTACAAATCAGTGTGATAAACCTTGCCCATGTGTAAACATGGGATCTTATGGGAACATCTTAGGAGGACGCTTCACTAGGTTGGATAAGTGAATGTAAAGATTTCcagagaaagtgatatttaaactAAGAGCTGGAGGAAATTGGTAAGCAGGGAGAACGGGTTAGGGATCTGGTGGAAGAGGAAGGGCATTCCTcgcagaaggaagaggaaagataGAAATATTGTAGATCTGCGATTTGTTCAGTCTGAGTTTGGTTGAAGGGTAtaactgggagacagaggagagtAATAGGAGTATGAAGAGggaagaaattaggaaaaaatgtttaatcaattttgaaggaatcatttaaaaaatgaatatatcaaACAATACAATTCATTGTGAATTTTTGAGGTGATTCATTTAGAGTATGAATTTTTGACCATTTTATCTTAtagacataatttatttaattcaaaagTAAAGATGGATTTCAACCTGATAATATTAGCGACTTCATAttcatatgcatatttattaCATATCTACTTCATTACAATTCTACAGTCTGCACTATACTTATCATTAGGGACATTTACCTTATGATAAATGGGCTTCATTAGTAGTGGTTTGAggcattattatttattcatctatgaaGGTTATAAAGcatctattaattcatttatccaGTAATGATTACTTTAAATCCCAAATACCTTCTTATTCTTCTAATGAGGCAGAAAATAgtgtattttttctattattttaatacttggttttaacttttaaatgaaGGCCAAAATcaattaaattagttaatttgATCAATCAGTTTATAAATTTGGCAGGACACAATAGTTTTGAGTAAAAGGATTGCATGACAGTGCATACCAAAACCCCGTTTTAAGTATCAGTCCTTTGGCAAATATATTGTGTTCTTTCATTGGTCCATTAGGCTCTCTCTGCTTCATGTAATGCAACCTCAAAATTGGTATGACATAGTCTATGGATGTAGCTTATAAGGATCAATGatttaaacatacttttaaatgctccaaaaataatatattaatttacaACCATATCTGAAATTCGATAGTTTTTTGGGTGGTTTGAAGAAAAGGAGCTGTTAGTAGgcatttaacttttttaaaaatattaaaatctgtaTATCGACTGCTAATGGATAAAGTTCATCTGTAATATTGTTATGATAATTGAAGCACACTACTTTATGCCACAATACACccttttctcttttgtacttCATAAATCAATGATTCTTTATGTTTCTGAACACAAAAGTATGCCCCAGGGTAGAAGAAAGATTTCTGTTTGCATTCCTATTTTCCCTCTTTATCACAAGTAATGCTCATTTTGCAGACTGTACCTGTACTTTgtacacatggaaattaaagtgAGCTtaaattcatataatttttatttgtgacCTTACTGTTGGGGTTAGAAGACTAATAAAAATATCAGCCACTTTTCTTGCATGATGGAGTTGAAAGGGAAATGGAGAGATTAATGAAGAGACTGATGAggagtagaaagaatgaataaatcgAGTAAATTTCCTCTCAggctctgtctctccctctataaacatttattaagcatctactataaAACTAAATATTGTAAAAGCGTCGGAAGGAAACAGTCGTTACAATCCTTTATTACTGTGAACTGAAATCAGAtttgagtttaaaaaatttttcaacaaTATTCAGGGCATGCAGTCGTAAAATTTGATTCTAAGACAGGTGCGCGCATTTAGCCCTTCACTTAAACTGAATCATAAAGCCACTTCAAGAGATTCATCTTCCCACCCTCACGTAATCTTTTTGCAATCACTGCTCGGAAGCCAAATTAGGAGCCTGACATCTTTGCTATAATCAAAACCtattctcccttctcctctcctccactCCTTACCTTAATGAGAGTGTAAAAAACTAGTTTTACTGGGGGCGGaggcaaggaagaaaggaagagaaggaaaggagggaggaaagggggtGGGCATGGACCCAAGGAGGGAGTGAAATGAACGAAGGAGAGCGCTGTCTTTTTTTTCTCGCGTTTGCTCTGGGcgctccctgcctgcctctcccagctggCCGCCGAGCGGCACCTCTCGCAGGCTCGACCCTCGGTCCCGCCCCCTAGCGTCGGAGCCCGGGAGCAGCGGCAGGAGCCTATCTCTTTAAATGACAGCTGAGGCTCGGGTCCCAGTCCGGGGCTTGACGTCAGTGCCTCCTCCCGGGCTGCCAGGAGTAGTTAGCGCCACCGTCGGCGCTCCGGCCTCGCGGCGCGCTAGCAGGCTGCCGGGGCGGCGAGTTTTCTTTGCTTcggcccctcctcccaccctccccgcGGAGAGCCGAGCAGCAGTCCTAGAGCCTCTCGCAAGTCTCTCTCACACTTCCCCGCCTTCGCCCCAAAGGAGCAGCCGCTCCTTCTTGCCTCTCCACTGCCGCCGCCGCACCGGCGGAGCTTCTCTCCCGCGCGTCTCTCCTCCGATGGAGCTTGGGCGCCGCCGACCCCGCAGCTGCCCCGAGCCTTGAGCCGGGCTGCCCCGGCCCGAGGAACGCGCCGCCCCGCCCGAGGGCGCAGAGAGCACCCGGAGGGCTGGGGCGCGGGCTCTAGGAACCAGAAAGTGCAGCTCTCTCGGGTCACTGGGCCGGCGGCGGGGGGACTATGGCTCTGAAGGACACGGGCAGCGGCGGCAGCACCATCCTGCCCATTAGCGAGATGGTCTCCTCGTCCAGCTCGCCCGGCGCGTCGACCGCCGCCGCCCCGGGGCCCTGCGCACCCTCGCCCTTCCCCGAAGTAGTGGAGCTGAATGTGGGCGGCCAGGTCTATGTGACCAAGCACTCGACGCTGCTCAGCGTCCCGGACAGCACTTTGGCCAGCATGTTCTCGCCCTCTAGTCCCCGTGGCGGCGCCCGGCGCCGGGGCGAGCTGCCCAGGGACAGCCGGGCGCGCTTCTTCATCGACCGGGACGGCTTCCTTTTCAGGTATGTGCTGGATTATCTGCGGGACAAGCAGCTCGCGCTGCCGGAGCACTTCCCCGAGAAGGAGCGGCTCCTGCGCGAGGCCGAGTATTTCCAGCTCACCGACTTGGTCAAGCTGCTGTCGCCCAAGGTCATCAAGCAGAACTCGCTCAACGACGAGGGCTGCCAGAGCGACCTGGAGGACAACGTCTCGCAGGGTAGCAGCGACGCGTTGCTGCTGCGCGGGGCGGCGGCCGCCGTGCCCTCGGGCCCGGGAGTGCACGGTggtggcggcggcagcggcgcGCCGGACAAGCGCTCGGGCTTCCTCACGCTGGGCTACCGGGGCTCCTACACCACCGTGCGCGACAACCAGGCCGACGCCAAGTTCCGGCGCGTGGCGCGCATCATGGTGTGCGGGCGCATCGCGCTGGCCAAGGAGGTCTTCGGGGACACGCTCAACGAGAGCCGCGACCCCGACCGGCAGCCGGAGAAGTACACGTCCCGCTTCTACCTCAAGTTCACCTACTTGGAGCAGGCCTTTGATCGCCTGTCCGAGGCCGGCTTCCACATGGTGGCGTGTAACTCCTCGGGCACCGCCGCCTTCGTCAACCAGTACCGCGACGACAAGATCTGGAGCAGCTACACCGAGTACATTTTCTTCCGTAAGTTCGCAGCCCAGGCGTTTCCCCGCACCCCTCGCCCCCTGCTGACCTGCCGCGGGTTTGAGCCCCGCTGGAGGCCCGGCAGGGGTGTCCGGGCCAGGAGCTGGTTAACTCCTTATAGAGAGCGGCCCTCCCTGCACGACTCCCTTTTGCAGTAGGCACGATTTACATTTCGCCCCTTCGGATATTTCCGTCTCTACTCCCCCTTTCTAGAACTCAGTAGCACCCAGCTCCCAGCTGTCTTACTTGCTGAACTTTATTGATCTTGCCTTCTCGACCCAGCCCGCTCCCGGATGCTAGGGGCTCCTCTGTTTCGGAGGACAGGGTGGGAGAGACTGGGGCACAGGGCAGGGTGCATAGACCCTCCTCCACCTCTTTGCTTTCGTAGGACTGCTGGGGTTCATTTCATGTGGCCCTCAGTGGTGTCCCTGCAGAGGGCAGGATGCCATCACAAGGCGTCGCCGCGCACCGCCTGGATCACCTGCTGTTGGTGCAGCTGCCGCGCGGTAGCCTCCAGTTACGGGTGGTTTTCTAGAGGGCAGGCGAGAAGCGATGAAGGTGCCCCCAGAGCCCCTGGAGGGGGCGGGGTCATGAGAGCGGCTGTGGGGAAAGGGGACTCCTTGACAATGGAAACCCAGCTTTCCCCGCGTCGGTTATCTCCAGTCTGATTGCCCAGTGTTTGGGACAGGGGAGGGCGGAAGGAATTAGAAACTTTGGATGTCTGAGTGCTCTTAGGGTTGGAGATTAGGAAGtggtgagggtggagggagggaaggagttggggaggatggggaagagagagagagaatgattgTGTTTCCTTCTCCAGCGCAAAAGCGGGGGTTGAGCCCACTTTCTCAGAGTGAATAAATAGAGCGATTTTCTGAAATGTGAGAGTGAGGGAATAGATTTGGGAAAGCATCCGGAGTGCGTTTTGCAGTGCGCTTCCGGAGCTGGCTGTGGAGTTCAAGAACTCTACCAAATACCACAATCTGAACCTGCACTGGGgattgggagtggggtggggctgtGGTGGGCACAATTCTCAGTGGCGTTtgtaaagtgaaaagacaacgaCTAGAGAGCgatataaagtgaaaagacaacgaCTAGAGAGCGATTTGGACAAACGAAAAGCCGGCAAGGATGGCAGTAGGAACATTATTTGGCAAACGTTTTTCCTTTGGCCAGGCACAAGTTAAAACTTGCCTGTCGCGTTGGGAGAGTAGCCTTGAAATCCTGTGATGGAAATAGACCAGCttaaagtgtatttatttattttggtaattCAGTCACTACAGTAATTGGGTACTGAACAATTTTCTAGACTTTATTTTGACTGGAGAAGTGGAAGGGACTTCTCCTTGCACAGGTGCAAGCTTAACTGGAAGGTTGGCTTAGTGTTTGTATATTCTGGTAACCTTGGAAGTTGAGTGACAAACCACAGCACACAGGTTCTCAGAGGTAGACTGCTTTTTAGAAAGTAATGCTGGGTTTCTTGAGACAACAGTTTCAACAGAGAAGCAAATGAAGAGTCTGTCCACTGAATTGGTAGCTAAAAAACTGTCTTAAGTATATCAAAGTGTTACTTGTTACACAATAAAAAGATTAATGATTAGAAAAGCCACCcaaggaaagatatttcattgCTTGTAGAAAATTGACAcctcttaaatatatattaagtaaTTAAGCATTTCAGCACCATTTTATTCCTTATCATTGTGACCTTTATCAACAACTTTTTAGATTTTAAACGATTTAAGTCATTTCCGCGTAGATTTGCAGGCATTTCAGAAAATAAGGTAAAATGAACTTTTGCCTTTCTTGTAGTTAGTGTTTTTTGTTAGAGAAGATATAAGCATGAATGTTCCGCACAGTtttctgaaattttgaaaatctttcttggttttggtttttcttattcctttagaAAGATGTGGATATGAGAATGATCATGACTTTGATTATGAAGAGATAATACAAGTTATCTCTACATTAGGGAAAAAGTGCCCTTAGTATATTGAAACTGGAAATTTAGCTA
The window above is part of the Chlorocebus sabaeus isolate Y175 chromosome 27, mChlSab1.0.hap1, whole genome shotgun sequence genome. Proteins encoded here:
- the KCTD8 gene encoding BTB/POZ domain-containing protein KCTD8, giving the protein MALKDTGSGGSTILPISEMVSSSSSPGASTAAAPGPCAPSPFPEVVELNVGGQVYVTKHSTLLSVPDSTLASMFSPSSPRGGARRRGELPRDSRARFFIDRDGFLFRYVLDYLRDKQLALPEHFPEKERLLREAEYFQLTDLVKLLSPKVIKQNSLNDEGCQSDLEDNVSQGSSDALLLRGAAAAVPSGPGVHGGGGGSGAPDKRSGFLTLGYRGSYTTVRDNQADAKFRRVARIMVCGRIALAKEVFGDTLNESRDPDRQPEKYTSRFYLKFTYLEQAFDRLSEAGFHMVACNSSGTAAFVNQYRDDKIWSSYTEYIFFRPPQKIVSPKQEHEDRKQDKVTDKGSESGTSCNELSTSSCDSHSEASTPQDNPSSAQQATAHQPNTLTLDRPSKKAPVQWMPPPDKRRNSELFQTLISKSRETNLSKKKVCEKLSVEEEMKKCIQDFKKIHIPDYFPERKRQWQSELLQKYGL